One Novosphingobium sp. G106 DNA segment encodes these proteins:
- a CDS encoding amidohydrolase family protein, with protein MSEADPKFGSALKEDWTLGPIFDADAHIDPPYDMWKEYLPNHLKPRAPVIEARDDADYIVFEGNSRPVMMINNQAGRTGKDFKMKGRLSEQRNTYDPQKRLADMDLDGIDQAILFGGGPLGTFDNELYLASFEAFSNWVMDWASNAPHRLFPVGHSPMRDIDETIEHVKRLAKMGFKMVQLPAFPQNPDAWKTTSEIKNMKSGQVSAQTGDPKGALQYYQPEFDRLWKVLSDLGMVITFHLGGRVPRFGEKQHFLPDMPMSKLAMAEPIGIFIFNGIFDRFPDLRIGSMESGVGWFSWYAEYCDRTWEKQRYWTESVIDKLPSYFMDQNVWGSFIQDRAGILLRDLPGGKNIMWSSDYPHSETTFPNSHAIIKRDFAGVPDKDIQDIVCNNAKRLLRLS; from the coding sequence ATGAGCGAAGCTGATCCGAAATTTGGCAGCGCCCTCAAGGAAGACTGGACCCTGGGTCCGATCTTCGACGCCGACGCGCACATCGATCCGCCCTACGACATGTGGAAGGAATATCTTCCCAACCACCTCAAGCCGCGTGCCCCCGTCATCGAGGCGCGCGACGATGCGGACTACATCGTCTTCGAGGGCAACAGCCGCCCGGTGATGATGATCAACAACCAGGCCGGCCGCACGGGCAAGGACTTCAAGATGAAGGGCCGCCTGTCCGAGCAGCGCAACACCTATGACCCGCAGAAGCGCCTTGCCGACATGGACCTCGACGGCATCGACCAGGCGATCCTGTTCGGCGGCGGCCCGCTCGGCACTTTCGACAACGAACTCTACCTCGCCAGCTTCGAGGCTTTCTCGAACTGGGTGATGGACTGGGCGTCGAACGCCCCGCACCGCCTGTTCCCGGTCGGTCACTCGCCGATGCGCGACATCGACGAGACGATCGAGCACGTGAAGCGCCTCGCCAAGATGGGCTTCAAGATGGTCCAGCTGCCGGCCTTCCCGCAGAACCCGGATGCCTGGAAGACCACGTCCGAGATCAAGAACATGAAGTCGGGCCAGGTCTCGGCCCAGACCGGCGACCCGAAGGGCGCGCTGCAGTACTACCAGCCCGAGTTCGACAGGCTCTGGAAGGTGCTCAGCGACCTCGGCATGGTCATCACCTTCCACCTCGGCGGCCGCGTCCCGCGCTTCGGCGAGAAGCAGCACTTCCTGCCCGACATGCCGATGTCGAAGCTGGCGATGGCCGAACCGATCGGCATCTTCATCTTCAACGGCATTTTCGACCGCTTCCCCGATCTGCGCATCGGCTCCATGGAAAGCGGCGTGGGCTGGTTCTCGTGGTATGCCGAATACTGCGACCGTACCTGGGAAAAGCAGCGCTACTGGACCGAGAGCGTGATCGACAAGCTGCCCAGCTACTTCATGGACCAGAACGTCTGGGGCTCGTTCATCCAGGACCGCGCCGGCATTCTCCTGCGTGACCTGCCCGGCGGCAAGAACATCATGTGGTCGTCGGACTACCCGCATTCGGAAACGACTTTCCCGAACAGCCACGCGATCATCAAGCGCGACTTCGCCGGCGTTCCCGACAAGGACATTCAGGACATCGTCTGCAACAATGCCAAGCGGCTCCTGCGAC